The nucleotide sequence aaatattataatatttaaaattttaaaaagttcttagcttttacaaaattttaaaaatgaacaagaagcttgatttatcaggcatccaaatttaaaagtttagtttggtttatttcggttctttattttagagaatttaaacattttaatatttaaacgataataaaatttccaacaaTTTAGATTACATATACAATTGATTTTCTGTTCTTTACTTtagacaataataaaatttccaatAATTTCCAACAAAAAGTAAGTTGTGTagtatttcaaaacaaaaaggttttgaatgattattcagtgATAGAAAATGAGAAAGCATACGTAGACGAGGAAGAATAAAAGTATAATGAAGAATCGGACGGAAGTTATGTggtaatttaaaacaataatgttCTCAATGATTATCCAGTGGAAGAAAGCGGGAAatcagacaagaaaaaaaaaatagaagtataACGAAAACGCAACGATAAAAGTAATGATTACAATTACCATGCAAAACTGAAAATGAAGATGacgagaaagaatatgaaaagtaaatgaaaaaaatatgaagccATAAGTGGTGGTGTTCAATTGAATATGAATGATCAAAACTAgttcatgattcttttgatcaaattttcttaactaaagattttcttattaaattattgtctaaataataacttaaaattttcagaagttaatattttataattgtcatcaattatatataatttcatctaaatatattaaataaacccacgcgtagcgtggattcaaaacctagtcttgataaaaagaaaatcatgttactattgttaaatattttccaattatataaatgttattGTCTCAtcgtaaaaaatatatttccaaaGTTTTGAAAACATAGGATTAATTTTTCggatataatatatttttatcatcaaGCTCTTTGGCGATGACACATCAActttttttaagataatatttcttctattgATATATAAGGAATTTCTTAAGATATAAGAATATGGTTTAGCTTTAGAGACTAAGTATTTCAGAATCCAAATTAATGACATTTGGAAGATTTAGCTTTTGACATGTGAAGGATTTAAGTACTTCATGTGCGAAAACAATTGGAGTTCAAAATCCAAATCGCCTAGCTATTTCAAAATCATGcattataaactaaaataaaagtttcTAATATCTCTATGTCATCTTACCAAAAACAGATTTGAATTTGAAAGCACACTATGGAATTATTATTCTTCATTCAAGTTTCCAAgcataaagaaacaaacaaaagtcaTGCAATGGTCCATAACCACTTGATGCTGAATTGTAACGACTTAAAGGACTACTCCCTCCTCCACTATCGCCTTCCTCGGCATCGCTAAAACAATCATCTACCATCGCTCCAACCGCAACAGGCTTAAACAAAAACAACCCTGAAGTAGCCGTAGTCTCGGAAGTTGCAAACAACCAATCATGAACGTCATAGTAGACCATCACAGGTGTCCTGTCCACCAACACCATTTGATTTCCCCTAAATTTCCATTGTAGATTCTTCACGTGCACAACCACGATCCCGTCCACGCTTATCCACATCTCTGGCTCTGCCGCTCCATTGGagctctccaccaccacttCATGTTCCTTTCTTTGCTCATCAAATCTAGCCCGAGTCGAAAACGTTTTCTTCCCAAAAATGctttcctttttaaaatatatgaacccTTCCACCAATGCCGGTCTTGACTTCGTCCGCTTGTACGCCTTTTGCTTTAAATCTCCCAACAATAAAACAACCTCTTCATCAGAAACTACTGCCACGTAATAATCTGACACAGGTTCGGGGCTACCGTTCCCAGCCAATTTTGCTGACCGAAGATCCCAAAAGACCTCCACAAAGTTTCCCTCAACGTCAAATGACTTTGACCCTCTCTTGCTCCAAAACTGCCATGGCTTCACAAGATCAATCTTACAACAATAATTCATGTCATTGTCCAAACTCGAGACCATGACGGTAAGGGAATGATTCATAAGATTCTTAGACCATAAAACGGTGACGTTTCGAAAGAACCCTGCCACATGAGCTTGGTAACCGCACGTGACAGTGCTATGAGGCGAAGGTGTCGCAGCTGACTTGAGTTGTGCCACGGTCTTTGGGTTGTCTGTTATTTTTGCAGCAAATGCCGTAGGTTGGCTTCCGATAGATGGCATTCGGAATGATAACATCTTTTATTACAATCCCTATTAACCTAAAAGAATTACAAACACGTACTTTGCTCTTATTTTGTCTTGCATAAGATGTTGATCTTCCCTTCTATTGGAAAAAAATGGATTACGCGAGATGATAGTTAAACGTTTCCTATATGTTTAGTAATCAacagacaaaataaaattagtttgtTTGATTCGCTTGGGAATAGAGTTTTTGAGTGTtggcaagagaaagagagagagagaaagaaaagttgAGAGATTATTTGATGGAACACCGATAAAGAAGGAATCTATATTTGACATCTTAATTAACATTGGCAACGTCGATAAAAATGGCTTTGTGCAGTTTAAAAGATGAGTGAAACACCAAACGTATCCAAtaaatgatttctttatttaGGGCTTCTCAAAACCTCCACGGTTTCAGCACCCCTCCTTCATATTCCATCCTCTCTCATGTATAAAATGTACATAGATGAAGCAAGCAATGAGTATGAGAGACATTTTGATCCACaagattaaaaatatgaagatgAATTTATCATTGACAACACTATTTCTGTATTAAATCATCCTAATCTAACCTAATTAACCTatgaatatatcaaaataaaatactaaacatcAATCTTGAAGATGGAGGAATCATTCACGAATTGGCCTAGAATATGAAAGATCTTGATCCAAAACGTAAGAAtaactaggttcggacccgcacgtacgtgcggggttatTGTGAGAACTGATATCAATTCTCTTCTTCCAAAGTGATTTATGTGTAGAGGAACTTATCACCGTTAAGAGTTCCGAACTGAAAAAGAGTGTTTGAATGCTAAAATTGTATAATACTGcttgaaagaaaaaatgttcGATCCCTCACAAAGACTCCCCCCATACATATTTATACAGACAAATTAATTACCCAATTAACgcataattaattttacataattttcgCGTCCTAATTAATACACTTGAATGCAGAAATCTTTGACCGAGctcgagctgcgagctgactgGTGTGTCACCTCTCCGCGCTCTCTTCTTTTCTATGGGCCTGATGAGCCGACCCGAGCTACATCCTTAGCCCGCTTAGTGTGCCCGGCCCATGCCCTTTGCCAGTTATCCGAGATGACaaatcgtgggtacaacagttatgtttataaaccaatttattttagtatttataatcaaactcatactaattgagattttagtttgatttttggtttaggttattaatgtttgaaaatttgaaataataatagtttcaccaatattttaaaattcagaaCAACAAAATGGTTGAACTAACAACAAACTAAATCAGATAAATGATTGGTTAGATTTTATTAAATCTAtgaactatcaaatcaaatatataaccgCTAACAACGATGAAAACCTGTTTGAGACAAATACGAATATTAGGGGTGGACGTaattctcttttcattttgtcATGTTCCATCATGTTTTACACCTATTCTCAAATTTCCGttgcataaaagaaaacattccCAATATGAGACATTTTGAATATGggaaaaatttgtattttcaatcGAAAACATGACGGGACTGGAcgaaaatatacatttttaaactCTTGCAtggaataaacataaatataattcatagtatatttatataccatatgttataataaaaatattacaaaattaattgacttctttattcttattattttatatatggtttacctatattagattatgtttttttgttttaatatttttaactgttatagaacatattttatgtattttttatattattttgaacttatgctagttcaattgaaaatagtaaaatttaTTTGGGAAAATTCAATGTATTTTATCATGTAATAGGACATGTCAAGAATTAGAATTATTCATTTAGTatgtgtaaacatatttatttagtataacaaCATTAACccaaatttttatcattttggtttttggttaagttttattttggtttatgaatatttGGGTGTTTGAGTGTTAATCAGTACTTCAAGACTTCACCAGACCATCGGTTGGCCTAGAAACGAttacaaataagttataaatGAGAGAACATAGGCATGTATATTTTGGACACCCGTATCCACCAAATGtaaatttctattatataataattttttttaattattattcgtttcacaatatttatattagtcCAGCGGATAAGAGATTGGGCAAAGAATATCTGTTTTTGGTTgtaaaaaaaagggaaaacttCTAATGGGATAtccatattttttgtttgagtatttaatttttaaaaaattattacaaaattagtgGAAATGATCCAAACTTTcttcatattttcttaaaaaattatctcttttttttaaatccaaaaatagatgaattctacaaaatatatgttcttAAATTAACACTtaccaaaattattaagaatttGAAAATTGAATTTATCATTGACAACACTATTTCTGTATTAAATCATCCTAATCTAACCTAATTAACCTatgaatatatcaaaataaaatactaaacatcAATCTTGAAGATGGAGGAATCATTCACGAATTGGCCTAGAATATGAAAGATCTTGATCTAAAACGTAAGAATaatgtttaaaactaaaaattcagttagagaaagaggaaaaatagagatttaaaagtataaaatgaaaaaaaaaaaatgagaaaaattgggaaagaaaaaaaaattccaatcctttttattttacctttgtttattttctttatatttgatgATTATTAGTGTCTTCCTATATCAAAGCTGAAACTGTTATCATGTGTATTCCTATCAAGATAATGTTCTAGTGCacaaagacaaagagaaagGAATTAAgatatgtcttcttctttttcttgcctaacatcaaaattaaaatattttctaataaacaGTTTTTGTGAATAATATTATAAGGTCCTGGATAAGGATGATGAACTTTATATTCAACCCAAACGCCATTAATTGCTACATCAGGCAATTTATATTCCAAAGATATTTTCCTCTGCAACCTGCATCAATTTTCCCTAATTTATGTTCCTAAAATTTAACTCgaatattaattaacatttaaCAGCATTTATGTGATAAATAAGAAACGGAAATAGTTTTAAAAGGGGTGAGTCGGTGACACATAGAACCCTAGCTAGcttagctatatatatacatggagTGACAAAATAGTCAGCAAGCGTAGAAATTTCTAGGGGTTTTTTAGCCAGGGGTCAAGCGAAAATCagaattttcaatttctatagGGTTCAACCTAGATCCAAAGTTGTTTCCAAAGAATCCATTCATTGAGTATATCAACTATAGTGTTTCATTGCCATGGCTTGTTGTTATGCGTTATCAATAACATCTGGGAGCTCGTATTGTATTCGACTACGCATAACACCAACCCATTGCACTCAAAGACTACATGAGGCTcgtaattacaaaataaaaaagcaacaaCTTGCTCATGTCTCACTCTCaagattttgtgtttgtttttatcGTATTGGAGAGAATACATGTTAGTCAGATCTGAGTCTCAGATCACATATCATGTTAGAAATCTACCACCTTTAACTCTAATTTATGGATGGTTCTTTCGATCCTAGAAAGATTTAGgaggtgtattcaacttgacattttaagtgatttgtgtaaaatttacaaatcatatgttattcaatcatggattttaaaaagtctcccgaaatccactgttattgagctgatgatttaaaaatctactttaaaatccactgttattcaaaacagtttttagatttagattttaataagttttagggattctggagaatttgagaggatttgtttagttaaaaatacagaaatctaaatctcatggttttaggtgggatttgaaagaatttcaccataaattatatcaacttccctaaaatctatcaaaattccaaattttctaaatcccatcaaattctccaaaatcatggtttcaatacatcCCTCTTAATGTATTATATAACCTTAGTGTCTTTGAAGGGAAAATTATTTCTCTGTGTTGCTTAAGTGGACAATACAGCATACAacaccaaaaataatttttacttttgttttgattttaccgTAGAGACTTGGTGCATCTTCCTGAGCTTTTAAATTCTTACTTTCTCGTATTTCAGAAACTACTATTATGCAGGGTGGTGTATTGAAAGAAAGAGTTTAgaagattttaactttttaaaaatcatatgttattcaatttgtgatttaaaaatctcttttcaaattctatgttattgaAACTtgacatttatataaaaatcatttaaaataattcacaatctcttgttattcaatcaaagatttataaaaatcatacttaaaatcatatcaaatccatgattattcaaacttcACAAATTCCTTtctaaaaaatactaaaaactgattttgatagattttgagagattttggatATCTTTTGACTTGAAATATAGGAATGAAAAAATCACACTTCTAGAGGTGAGATTTTGacgaatttaaaaaaacaaaaaaaaaaaaaatcacctaaAACCTGAATTGAAAAGAATGTAACATCGTTCTTCACACTTCCAAAAactggattttttaaaaaatatcatcagTTCTTCATTTTTCAATaacaaactagattttaacccgcggtacaccgcgtgaatataatttttattattatttacattctatattgtatttgtttgttaaatattggatgtttttcaaatagaagaataactaaatttttcgaCCGTTTGTGcgactaaatgtttatattaattttttaaccgtTGTATACTTTATGaccatttgttttgttatatttagtttgttttttttagtttttgagattctattttgatttttaattattagtaagtcatttatacgctacgattaagtcacatttttctaatgatttaattattttacacaatcttagttaaagcaatttaatttttatatgtaaaatattctaatattaatagtgttgacaaaaaataaaatgaggatttaactcGTGTTAGCATAAATTTAAGGATTTAACTCGTGCTAGCATTAATTTCAACATGTACTCTTTTTAattcatatactatataaccatattatatagtattttaaaaagatttaattttacatattcgtaatattttataattttattaagtttatatatatatattaattataatatttaaataaatgtgaatcaaaATTCTTCTtatgttaagaatcaaagctcacaggttttaaaaaacaaaataggaattaaattgttgttttctttgtttgtaaaagattcagatatagaatatcttcaatcCACAATAGaaggtgtggttaaatatatcatagtttttgtttccatattgattctgctgtattttttttgaatggtatgtaatgctatttttgtaaattttttagggattaactttgtaaataagtacaaataaaagggtagaacccaaaatgtacttcaaaaatgtatatatagatgtaaaatatttagaaaacaaaatctgaagtaatgctatttttggaaattttttagggattaactttgtaaataagtacaaataaaagggtaaaacccaaaatatatttaaaaaatgtatatatagatgctcACTTCTCACTTATCTTATTTTAAACAAGTCTCAACATTCCTATTAGCTTTGAATATCAAATTACCTTTGCTCTCACTTTTCATCCTCTTTTATATTTCTACAATCTACATCACCAACCTGAAAATTATTAGAGTGCTAGAAAAGTAATCCATGTCTAAAGATCcatgtttatataatttggaaAGAGAATTTTTGGACAGAGTCCTTTACCAGCTCATAAGATCATATGACCAATCGGAAAAGTAACTATTTTATCAATTTGATTTTCTGCATCTGTAAATAACTATCATCGGTTCTCTAAGATAAGTTTTTGTTAAGTTGCTTCGAAGGATTATTTAATAATCTGAAATTCTGAATCAGTTCTTCATCTTGTTAATTTGTATACTTTGGTTTCTTTGTCTCCTCCCGTCACATTTGAGTTTACGGTTTtattttgggaaaaatgtcataaaaattcccaactttcaaatttgggatgTTTTAATCACCAACTTTCAGGATGCCATTTTAATCATAAACTTTCTGTTGACTTGACCATAAAATAGTAAAGTTTTGTTAACTACGCCGTTTTAGGCACGACGTTTATTAAATCCCCAACCCtagaaaaaaaccctaaattctttTTATAATACCAATATGTCTTATGCAATCTCTCTGTTCCGATGAGTTCAAGTTCAAGTTTTGACACATCTGGTTGTGTCGGTGAGTGTGGTGTGCCATCGATGTGTAGAGAGTATTTGGAGTTTCTTTCTAGGGTTATGGATTTGTGAAATTGGAATTAATTTTAGAATCAGTTTCTTCAATTTGGTAAAAGATGTTGTTTTTAGCGTCAAAAACATGGTCGTTTATGCAAAACGGTAgcaaataacatataattttactctgtttttgagaTCTTTAACAGATAATAAACGATGTGCCTAAAACAGCTTGGTCAACAAAACTTTGCTATTTATGACCAAGTCAACgaaaagtttgtgattaaaatgacatcttgaaagttggtgattaaaacatcctaaatttgaaagtttgggatttttatgacatttttcccgttttattttgttgatctGTTTCGtgttaaaccaaattttatgtTCTAAAATCTCCCAAAGTCCTGGAagattctttttaaaatctcaCCAACTCACACAAAATATTTCTCTTAAAAAAAGAATGCAACAGGCTGTTCAAAAAAAGAATCCAACAATCTCACCAAATGTCTACAAAACCCACAGtggtattggattctaatttataaaaaattttgaagagttcaacaaaatcattaaaagtgaataagtgaaagattgttaaagattgttaatatttattaaagtgaaagattgttaaagattgttaaaaattgttaaagattgttaaaatgaataagtgaataagtgaaagattgttaaagattgtttttgttgattagttttctaaaatcttgtaaagtgctccaaacaatccctttatttttgtaatattttccatgactttattttgtaaagaaaatgtctaaaatcatgaaccaataacataataattgaattcattaacaatcctggattcttttgttttaattgaataacacaaattttttaatgactttataaaagtttgaacaattaacccaaatttgttaagattttaaatgactttttacaaatcacaaactaataacactaaactttaacagagtttaataaaatcttgatctaataacaacatattctacataacatttaaaatctttgaaactctattcaaatctcaaacgaATAACCCCCACTAGAATCTCCTAGATCCCACAAAATCCTTTGAAATCTTTAGTTCAATACACCATCTTGTGTTAGATATGAGCAGGCTGGGCAAGAaaaccctaccaaaaaaaaacaaaaaccaattagCTGAttcaatttggttttggtttcctttccatacttgtttggttacaattGTTAGAATAAtttcgttttgttttaatatcaCACACATACATAGGCCTGTTttaaaaaaagtgaaaatagaCCAATTTAACACAAATTTGGtaattaattgctagattaacgCTCTATTCTACTCTTTTACTAAAATGACAcaaatttatgtaaaaagacTAAACGCCcttaaaatgttaatttttttttttttaaatcaaaaatagaaaagaagtaaataaaaaacagaaaatccaTAATGTGaaataagggaaaaaaaataataagagagacGATGAGGAACAAGACGTTGCGGGATGGTGAAAATCAACGGTGAGTCTAATTAGTCACGTTATGGTTGTGGCCAGTTCCTTTGAAGGTGGATGAGCCAATTCAAGACAGATCcgagaagagaaaagaggggAAGCAATCTAAGTTCTATAGCCAGCATTGTTGTGTTGTGGCTGTGTGTTGTTATCGGAAAAGAGAACTAGATGTCGGGAGGGGAGAGAGAGCGAGTTGTGGGGAGGATATAGAGAACGAGTTGTTGAGGTGGTGGTCGACCACCAAT is from Camelina sativa cultivar DH55 chromosome 20, Cs, whole genome shotgun sequence and encodes:
- the LOC104772538 gene encoding uncharacterized protein LOC104772538, whose amino-acid sequence is MLSFRMPSIGSQPTAFAAKITDNPKTVAQLKSAATPSPHSTVTCGYQAHVAGFFRNVTVLWSKNLMNHSLTVMVSSLDNDMNYCCKIDLVKPWQFWSKRGSKSFDVEGNFVEVFWDLRSAKLAGNGSPEPVSDYYVAVVSDEEVVLLLGDLKQKAYKRTKSRPALVEGFIYFKKESIFGKKTFSTRARFDEQRKEHEVVVESSNGAAEPEMWISVDGIVVVHVKNLQWKFRGNQMVLVDRTPVMVYYDVHDWLFATSETTATSGLFLFKPVAVGAMVDDCFSDAEEGDSGGGSSPLSRYNSASSGYGPLHDFCLFLYAWKLE